The genomic stretch TCTTATCCCAGTCTCCCCATCTTGTCTCTCCTCACCGAGTTAATGGTATTGGTGGGAAGGCTAGTAGCGGAACACTTCCAGCATTTACAAATCCCCGCCATATATTGTAGTCAGGGCAAACCAGATTGGGATGAATTGGAGGATCTACTGAAACTAGTGGCCAATCTCGGACTCAAATTCCAACTGGAATCCGAGGATGAAATCTACCCCATGGACTACTACAGACTAACGCAGGCCTTCAGCAATTCGGAACAGGAGAAGATTTTACAACATGAGAAGATATTACACCACCTACTGCTCAACTCCCTCAAGTCCAATAAATACACCCTACACCCGGCACCCCATTTTGGTCTAGCCCTGGATAGTTATACCCACTGCCTGTCCCCCGGACAACGGTATGTGGATTTAGTCAATCAACGTATTCTGAAAAAGGTCTTTGAACAGGGAAGAGATCGTCGCACCACTCGTGTAAAAGAAGGGGTTGACTTGACCAGCAGTAGTTGCCATGGACAAATCCACTGGAAGGTATTACCTCCAGAAACCGAGTCCGAACTGGAGGCCGACTTACACTCCATTATCAGTCACCTCAATGAGAGGGAGAAAATAGCAGAGGATGCAGAAAGGGATTTAGCCGGCCTTAAGAAGGCAGAAAAAATGAAGGACTGTACCGGCAAAGTATTTCGTGGTTTAATTACCGGAGTACAATCCTATGGCTTTTTCGTCCAAATAATAGAAGAGGAGTTGCATCGGGAAAAGCCCCTACTGGTAGAGGGACTAGTCCATGTTAGTTCCCTTAAGGATGATTGGTATGAGTATCTGCCAAAATACTCCTGTTTAGTGGGCAGAAGAAATCGTCTGGTTTACCGTCTCGGCGACGAGGTAGAAGTGGAGGTGAAAAGTGTAGACTACTACCGTCAACAAATAGATCTAGTAGTTGTCCGTGGTGGAACTGTTGTCTCAGAAGACCATTTTGAAGAATAGTTGACCCCTCTTGACACCAGTTCCCTGTCAGGGGAAAATTGGGGCTGAATATCCACATCAGGGGGACTGCAATCAACATGTTGAAGAGACTCTTACTGTTTTTGTCCTTGCTAATCCTTCTAAGTGGTTGTGTTCGTTATGATGTGGGTATTCGGTTTCCCCAAGCCAATGGGGGAGAAATAGTCCAACATGTGAAATTGGGGCAACAGCTAGTCAATTTCAGTGGTGAGGAAGTCAATGAGTGGCTGAAAAGCATAGAACAAAGGGCCTCTTCATTAAACGGGAGGAGTAAACGTCTTAACGACTACGAATTGGTGGTGGCCATTCCCTTTTACAATGGCAAGGAGCTAGTAGAAAAATTCAATGAGTTTTTTGCCTCCTCCCCCGAGCCACAAAAAATCCCTAAGAAAAACCCCGACTATTTCAACCTATCTGCCAGGATGAACCTGGAGCAAAACAACTGGCTTTTTCTAGAGAGAAACGTCTTAGAATTTGAGGCAGATTTAACACCTCTAGCTCTGGTTTCCAAAGAAGGCAACATCATCATTTCCGGAGAAGATTTAATGGATTTGAGGTTCAAGTTGAATATCCCCCTGTTAGTAAAAATAGCAGGCGAGGGAGTCAAATGGCAAAAAACAGGAAACCAAGAGTACGAAATAAGACTGTCTCCAGGGAAAATAAACAGGATAAAAGCAGTTTTTTGGGTGCCTAATTATGTAGGGTTGGGCACTATGGCAATCATAATTTTCGTGAGCTTAGGGTACTATTTAAAATACAAAAAAATGCCCCTCCTAGAGGGGACAAGAGAAGGACTTTAAGCAAGACTTTGAGCCACCACAGCGGCTAGATAATTGCTCCAGTACCCCGTCAACTCGGGACTTTCGGCTTCCACCATCACGCGGATAAGAGGCTCAGTACCAGAGGCGCGAATTAACACCCTCCCCTGAGCTCCAAGGGCCGCCTCTGCATCAGCTATGGCCTTTTGGATGGCGTCACAGTTATGCCAGGAAGCGCGTTTTTTTTGATTTTCCACTCGGACGTTTTTCAGCACTTGAGGATAACGGGAGAAACTGTTGTCTAC from Geminocystis sp. M7585_C2015_104 encodes the following:
- a CDS encoding DUF3153 domain-containing protein, whose translation is MKRLLLFLSLLILLSGCVRYDVGIRFPQANGGEIVQHVKLGQQLVNFSGEEVNEWLKSIEQRASSLNGRSKRLNDYELVVAIPFYNGKELVEKFNEFFASSPEPQKIPKKNPDYFNLSARMNLEQNNWLFLERNVLEFEADLTPLALVSKEGNIIISGEDLMDLRFKLNIPLLVKIAGEGVKWQKTGNQEYEIRLSPGKINRIKAVFWVPNYVGLGTMAIIIFVSLGYYLKYKKMPLLEGTREGL